In Pieris rapae chromosome 18, ilPieRapa1.1, whole genome shotgun sequence, one genomic interval encodes:
- the LOC111002568 gene encoding balbiani ring protein 3-like isoform X3 has protein sequence MKSVLCISALLFMSHSAWSTIPLRDPCVCTRIYKPVCGSDGKTYGSDCVLSCKNSELDRSHHIKKLYDGECKEPLHPCICPNIYQPVCGSDGKTYGNDCELKCKNDELKRKRQPCVEEVSKGKCKSPCICPLNLSPVCGDDGNTYSNECVLDCKNKEENRNIKVDYKGECSDHCPCPANLDPICGDDGETYSNKCLLECRNNKLKREGKKQITVVSKGECPDICTCTADYNPVCGSDGNTYSNKCVLGCKDKEQQRNGGKHITVAYKGECSDLCPCPANLDPICGDDGETYSNKCLLECRNNKLKREGKKQITVVSKGECPDICTCTADYNPVCGSDGNTYSNKCVLGCKDKEQQRNGGKHITVAYKGECSDVCPCPANLNPICGDDGETYSNKCLLECRNNKLKREGKKQITVVSKGECPDICTCTADYNPVCGSDGNTYSNKCVLGCKDKEQQKNGGKHITVAYKGECSDVCACPFNYDPICGTDGKTYSNQCELDCENNKRKKNNQPIVKVSSSGPCTDKCVCTAISDPVCGDDGNTYSNKCVLDCKNKEENRNIKVDYKGECSDLCPCPANLDPICGDDGETYSNKCLLECRNHKLKRQGKKQITIVSKGECPDICLCTADYNPVCGSDGKTYSNKCVLGCKDKEQQRNGGKHITVAYKGECSDVCPCPANLNPICGDDGETYSNKCLLECRNNKLKREGKKQITVVSKGECPDICTCTADYNPVCGSDGNTYSNKCVLGCKDKEQQKNGGKHITVAYKGECSDVCACPFNYDPICGTDGKTYSNQCELDCENNKRKKNNQPIVKVSSSGPCTDKCVCTAISDPVCGDDGNTYSNKCVLDCKNKEENRNIKVDYKGECSDLCPCPANLDPICGDDGETYSNKCLLECRNHKLKRQGKKQITIVSKGECPDICLCTADYNPVCGSDGKTYSNKCVLGCKDKEQQRNGGKHITVAYKGECSDVCPCPANLNPICGDDGETYSNKCLLECRNNKLKREGKKQITVVSKGECPDICTCTADYNPVCGSDGNTYSNKCVLGCKDKEQQRNGGKHITVAYKGECSDVCACPFNYDPICGTDGKTYSNQCELDCENNKRKKNNQPIVKVSSSGPCTDKCVCTAISDPVCGDDGNTYSNKCVLDCKNKEENRNIKVDYKGECSDVCPCPANLNPICGDDGETYSNKCLLECRNNKLKRQGKKQITIVSKGECPDICLCTADYNPVCGSDGKTYSNKCVLGCKDKEQQRNGGKHITVAYKGECSDVCACPFNYDPICGTDGKTYSNQCELDCENNKRKKNNQPIVKVSSSGPCTDKCVCTAISDPVCGDDGNTYSNKCVLDCKNKEENRNIKVDYKGECSDVCPCPANLNPICGDDGETYSNKCLLECRNNKLKRQGKKQITIVSKGECPDICLCTADYNPVCGSDGKTYSNKCVLGCKDKEQQRNGGKHITVAYKGECSDVCPCPANLNPICGDDGETYSNKCLLECRNNKLKRQGKKQITIVSKGECPDICLCTADYNPVCGSDGKTYSNKCVLGCKDKEQQRNGGKHITVAYKGECSDVCACPFNYDPICGTDGKTYSNQCELDCENNKRKKNNQPIVKVSSSGPCTDKCVCTAISDPVCGDDGNTYSNKCVLDCKNKEENRNIKVDYKGECSDLCPCPANLDPICGDDGETYSNKCLLECRNHKLKRQGKKQITIVSKGECPDICLCTADYNPVCGSDGKTYSNKCVLGCKDKEQQRNGGKHITVAYKGECSDVCACPLNYDPICGTDGKTYSNQCELDCENNNRKKNNKTIIHPAYTGKCEEGCFCIELYQPVCGSDGKTYGNSCKLGCRNIELEKNHQPSIRQIHEGACDGGCVCNGVVQPVCGSDGQTYTNECELSCVSRKLVKNGLSPLTVSNRDLCQYPCRCYSTIIPVCGTDNKSYQNLCVLQCASRNNQQLNLDLQYRGACQSCSCSKIYEPVCGSDGNTYDNECKLNCESKRVGKLHLHLFVAYRGECECPCPEIDDPFCASDGNTYGNKCALDCENKVRCRQNEKPLTISYQGQCRAYNYFNCDACPHLYRPVCGDNGISYWNICFLYCDAVNNLKNKRSPVMLCDLGPC, from the exons ATGAAGTCGGTACTTT GTATTTCAGCCTTACTTTTTATGTCACATTCAGCATGGAGTACGATCCCACTTCGTGATCCATGCGTCTGTACTAGAATTTATAAGCCAGTCTGTGGCAGTGACGGTAAGACTTACGGCAGCGATTGCGTACTCTCCTGTAAAAATTCAGAGCTGGACAGATCAcaccatataaaaaaattatatgatggAGAGTGTAAAGAACCATTACATCCGTGCATTTGTCCCAATATCTATCAACCTGTGTGTGGTAGCGATGGAAAAACGTATGGGAATGATTGCGAACTGAAATGTAAAAACGACGAACTGAAAAGAAAAAGACAACCTTGTGTAGAAGAGGTAAGCAAGGGCAAGTGCAAGTCACCTTGTATATGTCCTTTAAATTTGTCACCTGTATGTGGAGATGATGGGAACACGTACAGCAATGAATGTGTACtagattgtaaaaataaagaagaaaatcGTAACATAAAAGTTGATTATAAAGGAGAATGTTCCGATCATTGTCCATGTCCCGCTAATTTAGACCCAATCTGTGGTGATGATGGAGAAACCTACAGCAATAAATGTTTACTAGAATGTCGAAACAACAAGTTAAAACGAGAaggtaaaaaacaaattactgtCGTTAGCAAAGGTGAATGCCCTGATATTTGTACATGCACTGCTGACTATAATCCCGTTTGTGGAAGTGACGGAAACacatatagtaataaatgtgtCTTGGGGTGTAAAGATAAAGAACAACAAAGAAATGGGGGTAAGCATATAACTGTAGCATATAAAGGAGAATGTTCTGATCTCTGTCCATGTCCCGCTAATTTAGACCCAATCTGTGGTGATGATGGAGAAACCTACAGCAATAAATGTTTACTAGAATGTCGAAACAACAAGTTAAAACGAGAaggtaaaaaacaaattactgtCGTTAGCAAAGGTGAATGCCCTGATATTTGTACATGCACTGCTGACTATAATCCCGTTTGTGGAAGTGACGGAAACacatatagtaataaatgtgtCTTGGGGTGTAAAGATAAAGAACAACAAAGAAATGGGGGTAAGCATATAACTGTAGCATATAAAGGAGAATGTTCTGATGTATGTCCATGTCCCGCAAATTTAAATCCGATCTGTGGTGACGATGGAGAAACCTACAGCAATAAATGTTTACTAGAATGTCGAAACAACAAGTTAAAACGAGAaggtaaaaaacaaattactgtCGTTAGCAAAGGTGAATGCCCTGATATTTGTACATGCACTGCTGACTATAATCCCGTTTGTGGAAGTGACGGAAACacatatagtaataaatgtgtCTTGGGGTGTAAAGATAaagaacaacaaaaaaatgggGGTAAGCATATAACTGTAGCATATAAAGGAGAATGTTCTGATGTATGTGCATGTCCATTTAACTATGACCCTATATGTGGAACTGATGGAAAAACCTATTCTAATCAATGTGAACTTGATTGTGAAAATAATAAGCGAAAGAAGAATAACCAGCCTATTGTGAAAGTCTCCAGTTCAGGTCCGTGCACTGATAAGTGCGTATGCACTGCAATTTCAGACCCAGTGTGTGGAGATGATGGGAACACGTACAGCAATAAATGTGTACtagattgtaaaaataaagaagaaaatcGTAACATAAAAGTTGATTATAAAGGAGAATGTTCTGATCTCTGTCCATGTCCCGCTAATTTAGACCCAATCTGTGGTGATGATGGAGAAACCTACAGCAATAAATGTTTGCTAGAATGTCGAAACCACAAGTTAAAACGACAaggtaaaaaacaaattactatCGTTAGCAAAGGCGAATGCCCGGATATTTGTTTATGCACTGCTGACTATAATCCCGTTTGTGGAAGTGACGGAAAAAcgtatagtaataaatgtgtCTTGGGGTGTAAAGATAAAGAACAACAAAGAAATGGGGGTAAGCATATAACTGTAGCATATAAAGGAGAATGTTCTGATGTATGTCCATGTCCCGCAAATTTAAATCCGATCTGTGGTGACGATGGAGAAACCTACAGCAATAAATGTTTACTAGAATGTCGAAACAACAAGTTAAAACGAGAaggtaaaaaacaaattactgtCGTTAGCAAAGGTGAATGCCCTGATATTTGTACATGCACTGCTGACTATAATCCCGTTTGTGGAAGTGACGGAAACacatatagtaataaatgtgtCTTGGGGTGTAAAGATAaagaacaacaaaaaaatgggGGTAAGCATATAACTGTAGCATATAAAGGAGAATGTTCTGATGTATGTGCATGTCCATTTAACTATGACCCTATATGTGGAACTGATGGAAAAACCTATTCTAATCAATGTGAACTTGATTGTGAAAATAATAAGCGAAAGAAGAATAACCAGCCTATTGTGAAAGTCTCCAGTTCAGGTCCGTGCACTGATAAGTGCGTATGCACTGCAATTTCAGACCCAGTGTGTGGAGATGATGGGAACACGTACAGCAATAAATGTGTACtagattgtaaaaataaagaagaaaatcGTAACATAAAAGTTGATTATAAAGGAGAATGTTCTGATCTCTGTCCATGTCCCGCTAATTTAGACCCAATCTGTGGTGATGATGGAGAAACCTACAGCAATAAATGTTTGCTAGAATGTCGAAACCACAAGTTAAAACGACAaggtaaaaaacaaattactatCGTTAGCAAAGGCGAATGCCCGGATATTTGTTTATGCACTGCTGACTATAATCCCGTTTGTGGAAGTGACGGAAAAAcgtatagtaataaatgtgtCTTGGGGTGTAAAGATAAAGAACAACAAAGAAATGGGGGTAAGCATATAACTGTAGCATATAAAGGAGAATGTTCTGATGTATGTCCATGTCCCGCAAATTTAAATCCGATCTGTGGTGACGATGGAGAAACCTACAGCAATAAATGTTTACTAGAATGTCGAAACAACAAGTTAAAACGAGAaggtaaaaaacaaattactgtCGTTAGCAAAGGTGAATGCCCTGATATTTGTACATGCACTGCTGACTATAATCCCGTTTGTGGAAGTGACGGAAACacatatagtaataaatgtgtCTTGGGGTGTAAAGATAAAGAACAACAAAGAAATGGGGGTAAGCATATAACTGTAGCATATAAAGGAGAATGTTCTGATGTATGTGCATGTCCATTTAACTATGACCCTATATGTGGAACTGATGGAAAAACCTATTCTAATCAATGTGAACTTGATTGTGAAAATAATAAGCGAAAGAAGAATAACCAGCCTATTGTGAAAGTCTCCAGTTCAGGTCCGTGCACTGATAAGTGCGTATGCACTGCAATTTCAGACCCAGTGTGTGGAGATGATGGGAACACGTACAGCAATAAATGTGTACtagattgtaaaaataaagaagaaaatcGTAACATAAAAGTTGATTATAAAGGAGAATGTTCTGATGTATGTCCATGTCCCGCAAATTTAAATCCGATCTGTGGTGACGATGGAGAAACCTACAGCAATAAATGTTTACTAGAATGTCGAAACAACAAGTTAAAACGACAaggtaaaaaacaaattactatCGTTAGCAAAGGCGAATGCCCGGATATTTGTTTATGCACTGCTGACTATAATCCCGTTTGTGGAAGTGACGGAAAAAcgtatagtaataaatgtgtCTTGGGGTGTAAAGATAAAGAACAACAAAGAAATGGGGGTAAGCATATAACTGTAGCATATAAAGGAGAATGTTCTGATGTATGTGCATGTCCATTTAACTATGACCCTATATGTGGAACTGATGGAAAAACCTATTCTAATCAATGTGAACTTGATTGTGAAAATAATAAGCGAAAGAAGAATAACCAGCCTATTGTGAAAGTCTCCAGTTCAGGTCCGTGCACTGATAAGTGCGTATGCACTGCAATTTCAGACCCAGTGTGTGGAGATGATGGGAACACGTACAGCAATAAATGTGTACtagattgtaaaaataaagaagaaaatcGTAACATAAAAGTTGATTATAAAGGAGAATGTTCTGATGTATGTCCATGTCCCGCAAATTTAAATCCGATCTGTGGTGACGATGGAGAAACCTACAGCAATAAATGTTTACTAGAATGTCGAAACAACAAGTTAAAACGACAaggtaaaaaacaaattactatCGTTAGCAAAGGCGAATGCCCGGATATTTGTTTATGCACTGCTGACTATAATCCCGTTTGTGGAAGTGACGGAAAAAcgtatagtaataaatgtgtCTTGGGGTGTAAAGATAAAGAACAACAAAGAAATGGGGGTAAGCATATAACTGTAGCATATAAAG GAGAATGTTCTGATGTATGTCCATGTCCCGCAAATTTAAATCCGATCTGTGGTGACGATGGAGAAACCTACAGCAATAAATGTTTACTAGAATGTCGAAACAACAAGTTAAAACGACAaggtaaaaaacaaattactatCGTTAGCAAAGGCGAATGCCCGGATATTTGTTTATGCACTGCTGACTATAATCCCGTTTGTGGAAGTGACGGAAAAAcgtatagtaataaatgtgtCTTGGGGTGTAAAGATAAAGAACAACAAAGAAATGGGGGTAAGCATATAACTGTAGCATATAAAGGAGAATGTTCTGATGTATGTGCATGTCCATTTAACTATGACCCTATATGTGGAACTGATGGAAAAACCTATTCTAATCAATGTGAACTTGATTGTGAAAATAATAAGCGAAAGAAGAATAACCAGCCTATTGTGAAAGTCTCCAGTTCAGGTCCGTGCACTGATAAGTGCGTATGCACTGCAATTTCAGACCCAGTGTGTGGAGATGATGGGAACACGTACAGCAATAAATGTGTACtagattgtaaaaataaagaagaaaatcGTAACATAAAAGTTGATTATAAAGGAGAATGTTCTGATCTCTGTCCATGTCCCGCTAATTTAGACCCAATCTGTGGTGATGATGGAGAAACCTACAGCAATAAATGTTTGCTAGAATGTCGAAACCACAAGTTAAAACGACAaggtaaaaaacaaattactatCGTTAGCAAAGGCGAATGCCCGGATATTTGTTTATGCACTGCTGACTATAATCCCGTTTGTGGAAGTGACGGAAAAAcgtatagtaataaatgtgtCTTGGGGTGTAAAGATAAAGAACAACAAAGAAATGGAGGTAAGCATATAACTGTAGCATATAAAGGAGAATGTTCAGATGTATGTGCCTGTCCATTGAACTATGACCCTATATGTGGAACTGATGGTAAAACCTATTCTAATCAATGTGAACTTGActgtgaaaataataatcgaaaaaaaaataacaaaactattatCCACCCAGCTTATACAGGAAAGTGTGAGGAAGGGTGTTTCTGTATAGAACTTTATCAACCAGTGTGTGGCAGTGACGGCAAAACTTATGGGAATAGCTGCAAGCTAGGATGTAGAAACATAGAActggaaaaaaatcatcagccaAGTATACGCCAAATTCATGAGGGAGCATGTGATGGCGGATGCGTATGCAATGGTGTAGTTCAGCCGGTTTGTGGTAGCGATGGACAAACATATACAAATGAATGTGAATTGTCTTGTGTAAGTAGAAAATTGGTTAAAAACGGTTTATCTCCTTTAACTGTTTCTAATAGAGACCTTTGCCAATACCCGTGCAGATGTTATAGTACTATCATTCCTGTTTGTGGAACCGATAACAAATCGTACCAAAATCTATGCGTTCTGCAATGTGCCAGTCGCAACAACCAACAACTAAACCTCGATTTGCAATACAGAGGAGCATGCCAGAGTTGTTCCTgctcaaaaatatatgaaccAGTTTGTGGAAGTGATGGAAACACATATGACAACGAATGCAAATTAAACTGTGAAAGTAAGAGAGTTGGAAAATTACACCTACACTTATTTGTCGCTTACAGAGGCGAATGTGAATGCCCTTGTCCTGAAATCGATGATCCTTTTTGTGCAAGCGACGGAAACACATATGGTAACAAATGCGCCCTTGACTGCGAAAACAAAGTACGTTGTCGTCAGAACGAAAAGCCTCTAACTATATCGTATCAAGGACAATGTCGCGCGTACAACTATTTTAATTGCGATGCCTGTCCCCACCTGTATCGCCCCGTTTGCGGTGACAATGGCATCTCCTATTGGAACATTTGTTTCTTATACTGCGATgcagttaataatttaaaaaataaacgatcACCTGTTATGCTTTGTGATCTTGGTCCTTGTTAA